One window of Deltaproteobacteria bacterium genomic DNA carries:
- a CDS encoding dephospho-CoA kinase: MEKQACENPEIADLHKRLSKDLGLPLTPTLSPKGEGNKDKKQLLIGLTGGIASGKSTITGYLKRKKIPVIDADLLAHAVIKKGKEAYRKTLAVFGEGILQKNGEIDRKKLGGMIFGDPAKKRILEAITHPEIFKSLQGEIQKKRKSKMVVIDAALLFESGLNREMAKNIVVTINPTVQLKRLMKRDKMGETEAWQRILSQLSSLEKARQADFVIDNSGTLKETYRQVEKIIENF; encoded by the coding sequence ATGGAAAAACAGGCGTGTGAAAATCCAGAGATTGCGGATCTCCACAAAAGACTTTCCAAGGATCTCGGCCTCCCCCTCACCCCAACCCTCTCCCCAAAGGGAGAGGGAAATAAGGACAAGAAGCAACTGTTGATAGGGTTGACCGGCGGGATCGCCAGCGGCAAGTCCACCATCACCGGTTACCTCAAAAGGAAAAAGATCCCGGTGATTGATGCCGACCTGCTCGCCCATGCCGTCATCAAGAAGGGAAAAGAGGCTTATCGAAAAACCCTTGCTGTCTTCGGTGAGGGGATCCTTCAAAAAAACGGGGAAATTGATCGGAAAAAGCTGGGGGGCATGATTTTTGGCGACCCCGCCAAGAAAAGGATCCTGGAGGCGATCACCCACCCTGAAATCTTTAAATCCCTTCAAGGAGAGATCCAAAAAAAGAGAAAGTCAAAAATGGTCGTGATCGATGCGGCACTTCTTTTTGAATCTGGTCTGAACCGGGAGATGGCCAAAAACATCGTTGTCACTATTAACCCCACCGTACAACTCAAGCGGCTGATGAAGCGGGATAAAATGGGAGAAACCGAGGCCTGGCAGAGGATTTTATCCCAACTCTCCAGTCTGGAGAAGGCCAGACAGGCCGATTTTGTAATTGATAATTCCGGAACACTTAAAGAAACCTACCGACAGGTCGAAAAAATTATCGAAAATTTTTAG